The following are from one region of the Nostoc cf. commune SO-36 genome:
- a CDS encoding N-acetylmuramoyl-L-alanine amidase, protein MRFKDWATRVLLISLMFMALIVVLLIGRATKLQNNLTTSRISNPQVTAWSQYPQAQFQSAKEPEKKSQNVIKSPVKTNSPVANKSLAKYVTTQAFAQYRPNYQVVAVNPTNYGERYAQDVNGIPLTNQPIIVLHETGYSASSAINFFQVAHDDESVQASYHALIKLDGTVVYLVPPDKRAFGAANSVFETPQGVETVQTNPNLPASVNNFAYHVSLETPPDGYDGSSQQTHSGYTEAQYNSLAWLIAQSQVPDDRITTHHLVDRSGKKVDPINFDGNKFLSLLNTYRQVRPIYRVSK, encoded by the coding sequence ATGAGATTTAAAGACTGGGCGACTAGGGTGCTACTAATCTCGCTAATGTTCATGGCTTTAATTGTAGTGCTGCTAATTGGACGAGCGACAAAATTACAAAATAATCTGACAACATCCCGTATATCCAATCCACAGGTTACAGCCTGGAGTCAATATCCCCAGGCGCAATTCCAATCAGCGAAAGAGCCAGAGAAGAAATCTCAAAATGTTATCAAGTCGCCGGTCAAGACTAACAGTCCTGTAGCTAACAAATCTTTAGCAAAGTACGTAACCACTCAAGCTTTTGCACAGTACAGACCTAATTATCAAGTTGTCGCAGTTAACCCAACTAACTATGGAGAACGGTACGCCCAAGATGTTAACGGCATTCCTCTCACCAACCAACCGATTATCGTCCTCCATGAAACTGGTTATTCTGCTTCCAGCGCCATCAATTTCTTTCAAGTAGCCCATGATGATGAAAGTGTGCAAGCAAGCTACCACGCTTTAATCAAGTTAGACGGAACGGTTGTTTATCTAGTACCGCCAGACAAGCGGGCTTTTGGTGCAGCTAACTCAGTCTTTGAGACTCCACAGGGAGTAGAAACTGTGCAGACTAATCCAAATTTACCTGCGTCTGTGAATAATTTTGCTTATCACGTTTCTTTGGAAACACCGCCAGATGGTTATGACGGTAGTAGCCAGCAAACTCATAGCGGCTATACGGAAGCTCAATATAATTCTCTTGCTTGGTTAATTGCTCAAAGTCAAGTCCCGGACGATCGCATCACTACGCACCATCTAGTAGACCGTTCTGGTAAAAAAGTTGACCCGATAAATTTTGATGGGAATAAATTTCTCAGTTTACTCAATACTTATCGTCAGGTTAGACCAATTTATCGAGTTAGCAAATAA
- a CDS encoding pentapeptide repeat-containing protein: MSFIKTNGLTSLLIFISILFIVSFILIFSFFATIQGFSTQDKIEYITQALTTIAIIIGGLALIINAYYTSKVSLDESQSLLTQLLAGTLAWDKNIENGINCTQINPQEIVPERFSQAIEQLGSEKIETRFAAIYALERIAKDSSKDHWTIMEILAAFIRENASVNQEYEGEPRESSKLPTDIQTALTVIGRRDSYKDPVNQKLDLRNTDLSNADLTEANLSRAILGGANLQWVNFTRANLSEADLSVTYLCGSILYQANLSKAILAEANLQGVVLRKANLSEAILYDANLEGAVLCDANLQGAVLCDANLEGAVLCDANLEEANFEGSNLQDANLIGSNLQRAKLTVANLENALLSTANLQQANLQEANLCGANLSGSENLESQQIEQAIGDRTTILPENLKIPQHWR; this comes from the coding sequence ATGTCTTTCATAAAGACCAATGGACTCACGAGTTTGTTGATATTTATCTCAATTCTATTTATTGTATCATTTATTCTAATTTTTTCATTTTTTGCAACAATTCAAGGGTTTTCTACTCAAGATAAAATCGAATACATCACCCAAGCATTAACAACTATTGCCATAATAATTGGGGGATTGGCATTAATTATTAATGCTTACTATACTTCAAAAGTCTCTCTGGATGAGAGTCAGAGCCTGTTAACGCAACTCTTAGCTGGAACACTAGCTTGGGATAAGAATATTGAAAATGGAATCAATTGCACACAAATAAATCCACAAGAAATTGTTCCAGAACGCTTTTCTCAAGCAATTGAACAACTGGGAAGTGAAAAGATTGAAACGCGATTTGCCGCAATTTATGCTTTAGAAAGAATTGCTAAGGATTCTTCAAAAGACCATTGGACAATTATGGAAATTCTCGCTGCTTTTATCCGCGAAAATGCCTCAGTGAATCAGGAATATGAGGGCGAGCCACGGGAATCATCAAAACTTCCTACAGATATTCAAACAGCTTTAACTGTAATTGGACGACGCGATTCATATAAAGATCCTGTTAATCAAAAACTTGATTTACGCAATACAGACCTGAGTAATGCAGACTTAACGGAAGCTAACCTCTCTAGAGCAATCCTTGGAGGAGCTAACTTGCAATGGGTCAATTTTACACGAGCAAATCTTTCTGAGGCAGATTTATCAGTAACTTATCTTTGTGGATCAATCCTTTATCAAGCCAACCTCTCGAAAGCAATCCTCGCAGAAGCGAATCTCCAAGGCGTAGTCCTGAGAAAAGCGAACCTCTCTGAGGCAATCCTTTATGATGCCAACTTAGAAGGGGCAGTTCTTTGTGATGCTAACTTGCAAGGGGCAGTTCTTTGTGATGCCAACTTGGAAGGGGCAGTTCTCTGTGATGCTAACTTGGAAGAAGCCAACTTCGAGGGTAGCAATCTCCAAGATGCAAACCTGATTGGCAGTAATTTGCAAAGGGCAAAACTCACTGTCGCTAATCTAGAAAATGCATTACTTAGTACAGCTAATCTGCAACAAGCTAACCTCCAAGAAGCTAACCTGTGTGGAGCAAACTTAAGCGGCTCAGAAAATCTAGAATCACAGCAGATTGAGCAAGCAATTGGCGATCGCACCACAATCCTACCGGAAAATCTGAAAATACCCCAACATTGGCGGTAA
- a CDS encoding tellurite resistance TerB family protein — protein MSKRKLPKGRSVSSVALEPEVAIAILGLFSAAADGEGISSTEEYALSEFLGRVDLFEDYSEEDFEELTEKVVSLIEEEEPEDLIAQSIESLPNRSYREAAYITAILVVGIDEEVPEVEQDYISELQEALNISDERAQELIDAVFGEEEEEEEEEE, from the coding sequence ATGTCTAAACGCAAGTTGCCCAAAGGCCGTAGTGTTAGTTCAGTTGCTCTAGAACCAGAAGTAGCGATCGCCATTCTTGGGTTATTTTCTGCTGCGGCTGATGGTGAAGGTATTTCTTCCACAGAAGAATATGCTTTGAGTGAATTTCTCGGTCGGGTTGACTTATTTGAAGATTACTCTGAAGAAGACTTTGAAGAATTGACCGAAAAAGTCGTCAGCTTGATTGAAGAAGAAGAACCAGAAGATTTAATCGCCCAGTCCATCGAATCCTTACCCAATAGAAGTTATCGTGAAGCTGCATACATCACAGCTATCTTAGTCGTGGGGATTGATGAAGAAGTACCCGAAGTTGAACAAGATTATATCTCTGAACTTCAAGAAGCCTTAAATATTTCAGACGAACGCGCACAAGAACTTATAGACGCAGTGTTCGGAGAGGAAGAAGAAGAAGAGGAAGAGGAGGAGTAA
- the dacB gene encoding D-alanyl-D-alanine carboxypeptidase/D-alanyl-D-alanine endopeptidase, which yields MRLKTFNQPVGVLLIFLTSQIGFSSIAKAQTQVPPTTTTKSICSTQLGTAIDAVINRPLFSRVRWGILVQPLSTGPILYSRDAQKYFTPASNLKLLTTAAALQQLGANFRIRTSIYQNGNGVLRVVGRGDPSLSETQLQTLAQQLKQKGITQIQQLIADDSYIQGDIVNPTWQWEDVQSDYGAPVNSFILNQNIFSLKLVPQAVGKSLQVVWIDPGEAKQWRTINQSVTVAQNQPSYINVTRELSGTVLRIQGQLTTNSEPSLIDLPVVDPNYYFLRRFRSALATEKITLGQTLVVNGSVNQEEIAYVESPPLAELLAETNLNSNNLYAEALLRALAVKKPRLKTQTSADVGLEVVKASLTQLGVDPANYILVDGSGLSRRNLVTPEAFVQTLRSIAKTPAAYIYRASLPVAGKSGTLKGRFQGTSAEGIVQAKTGTLTGAISLSGYMNAPKYEPLVFSIIVNQSEQPATVVRQAIDEVVVLLTQLQRC from the coding sequence GTGAGACTTAAGACTTTCAATCAACCAGTGGGTGTTTTGTTAATATTTTTGACTAGCCAGATAGGATTTAGTTCTATTGCGAAAGCACAAACCCAAGTCCCGCCAACAACCACTACAAAATCAATTTGCTCTACCCAACTGGGAACAGCTATAGATGCTGTAATCAATCGTCCCTTATTTAGTCGGGTACGCTGGGGAATTTTAGTGCAACCTCTGTCAACGGGGCCAATTCTTTACAGTCGAGATGCTCAAAAATATTTTACTCCCGCGTCTAACCTCAAATTGCTGACAACAGCAGCTGCATTGCAGCAATTGGGCGCTAATTTTCGGATTCGCACTTCTATTTATCAGAATGGCAATGGTGTTTTACGGGTTGTCGGTAGGGGAGATCCCAGCTTAAGTGAAACTCAACTGCAAACATTGGCACAGCAGCTAAAACAGAAAGGTATTACTCAAATTCAGCAATTGATAGCTGATGATAGTTATATTCAAGGAGATATTGTTAACCCAACCTGGCAATGGGAAGATGTGCAATCAGACTATGGCGCACCAGTCAACAGCTTTATTCTGAATCAAAATATTTTTAGCTTAAAACTTGTACCCCAGGCTGTAGGTAAATCTTTACAAGTAGTGTGGATTGATCCTGGCGAGGCGAAACAGTGGCGGACAATTAATCAGTCAGTAACCGTTGCCCAAAATCAACCAAGCTACATTAACGTTACCCGCGAATTATCAGGAACAGTATTACGAATTCAAGGACAACTAACAACAAATTCTGAACCGTCTTTAATAGATTTGCCTGTAGTTGATCCTAATTATTACTTCTTACGGCGCTTCCGTTCTGCTTTGGCAACAGAAAAAATTACCTTGGGACAAACATTAGTAGTAAACGGTAGCGTTAATCAAGAAGAAATAGCTTATGTAGAGTCACCACCTTTAGCTGAGTTATTAGCAGAGACAAATCTAAATAGTAATAATCTTTATGCTGAGGCACTACTGAGAGCATTAGCTGTGAAAAAACCTAGACTGAAAACTCAAACTAGCGCTGATGTCGGTTTAGAAGTTGTCAAGGCGAGTTTAACTCAATTGGGAGTTGATCCAGCAAATTACATTTTAGTGGATGGCTCAGGTTTGTCACGGCGTAACTTAGTGACACCAGAAGCTTTTGTACAAACTTTGCGATCAATAGCAAAAACACCAGCAGCATATATATATCGCGCATCTTTACCCGTGGCTGGTAAAAGTGGAACTCTAAAAGGTCGCTTTCAAGGTACATCTGCTGAGGGCATTGTGCAAGCAAAAACAGGTACGTTAACGGGTGCAATTTCTCTATCTGGATATATGAATGCACCTAAGTATGAACCGTTAGTTTTTAGTATTATCGTGAATCAATCGGAACAACCTGCAACAGTTGTGCGGCAGGCAATTGATGAAGTTGTTGTGTTGTTAACACAGTTGCAGCGTTGTTAA
- a CDS encoding S66 peptidase family protein, producing MPAKILPPPLKPGDLIRVIAPSGALREFEAFERSIEIWRSRGYQVEISPQIDDKWGYLAGTDEARRHQLAAAWQDPDCRGILCTRGGFGSTRILENWNWQQNSTLPKWLIGFSDITALLWSLYIAGISGIHAPVLTTLADEPDWSVERLFDSVEGRPLAPLKGCGWGGGVVTGTLLPGNLTVATHLLGTPILPHLDGVILAFEDVTEAPYRIDRMLTQWRLSGALSQVCGIALGGFTRCEAPPTISSFSVEEVLRDRLGDLGIPIVSGLPFGHDNPNAALPVGVEVTLDGDAGILAINQ from the coding sequence ATGCCAGCCAAAATCTTACCACCGCCCCTGAAACCTGGAGACTTAATACGAGTAATTGCCCCTAGTGGTGCTTTGCGTGAATTTGAGGCATTTGAACGGAGTATAGAAATTTGGCGATCGCGCGGCTACCAAGTAGAAATCAGTCCTCAGATAGATGATAAATGGGGCTATCTAGCTGGAACAGATGAAGCCCGTCGTCACCAATTAGCGGCAGCATGGCAAGATCCTGATTGTCGTGGTATTCTTTGTACCAGAGGCGGTTTTGGCAGCACCCGCATTTTAGAAAATTGGAATTGGCAACAAAACTCAACCCTTCCCAAGTGGCTTATAGGCTTTTCTGATATCACAGCTTTATTGTGGAGCCTTTACATAGCAGGAATTTCCGGCATTCACGCTCCCGTGCTGACGACTTTGGCAGATGAGCCAGATTGGTCAGTTGAGCGATTATTCGATTCAGTAGAAGGTCGTCCTCTCGCGCCTCTCAAAGGTTGCGGGTGGGGTGGCGGCGTGGTAACTGGCACTTTACTACCAGGTAATCTTACAGTTGCAACTCACCTTTTAGGTACACCAATCCTGCCACATCTGGATGGTGTAATTCTGGCCTTTGAGGATGTCACAGAAGCACCTTACCGCATCGATAGGATGCTGACACAGTGGCGTTTGAGCGGTGCTTTGTCTCAAGTTTGCGGTATTGCTTTAGGCGGTTTTACTCGCTGTGAAGCGCCGCCAACTATATCTAGTTTTAGTGTAGAAGAAGTATTGCGCGATCGCTTGGGTGATTTGGGTATTCCCATTGTCTCTGGCTTACCTTTTGGCCATGATAATCCCAATGCAGCATTACCAGTGGGTGTAGAGGTAACTTTAGATGGAGATGCGGGAATATTAGCTATTAACCAATAA
- a CDS encoding class I SAM-dependent methyltransferase → MTKISVPSFLSGYWADSFNLKQHLQGFLNIDAETLDLKLEAGGQQMAKLGHKDFDWEQATAFYREKVGEFYLFDLGAWHLASYDYIENTLLLIVDHAQGRVLDFGGGIGTHTIAAALCPKVEQVFYCDINPISRDFVRYRTEQLGLKNKITFSDEIPAEETLDTIICFDVLEHLPDPSQQILQFHKLMEPEGKVILNWCFFKGVNQEHPFHIDDPQVVDTFFKTIQSNFLEIFHPYNMTARCYRKWS, encoded by the coding sequence ATGACTAAAATATCAGTACCGTCTTTTTTAAGTGGTTATTGGGCAGATTCATTTAATTTAAAGCAGCATCTACAAGGATTTTTAAATATAGATGCAGAAACGCTAGATTTAAAGCTAGAAGCGGGTGGGCAACAGATGGCCAAGTTGGGTCATAAAGATTTTGATTGGGAACAAGCAACAGCTTTTTATCGTGAGAAGGTAGGAGAGTTTTACTTATTTGATTTAGGAGCGTGGCATTTAGCAAGTTATGACTATATTGAAAACACGTTGTTGTTGATTGTGGATCATGCTCAAGGTCGGGTTTTAGATTTTGGTGGTGGGATTGGAACTCATACAATTGCTGCTGCTCTTTGCCCTAAAGTTGAGCAAGTGTTCTACTGTGATATTAATCCTATTAGTCGTGATTTTGTTCGTTATAGAACTGAACAGTTAGGACTGAAGAATAAAATTACTTTTTCTGATGAAATACCTGCTGAAGAAACTCTTGATACAATCATTTGTTTTGATGTTTTAGAACATTTGCCAGACCCCAGTCAGCAAATTCTACAGTTCCATAAATTAATGGAACCTGAAGGTAAAGTGATTCTTAACTGGTGTTTCTTTAAAGGTGTTAATCAAGAGCATCCCTTTCACATAGATGATCCTCAAGTAGTAGACACCTTCTTTAAAACAATTCAAAGCAACTTTTTAGAAATTTTTCATCCTTACAATATGACAGCTCGTTGCTACCGTAAATGGAGTTAG
- a CDS encoding FkbM family methyltransferase has translation MNKLYDTPKCKDLIYDIGMHKGEDSIFYLQKGFRVTAFEADPDLARLCRNRLKEYIDRGEVTIVEGAITNLDSIETGQKVQFYKNLDDSVWGTICVDWAERNTRLCTSSKLLEVNVIDFVSILQQHGIPYYMKIDIEGVDMVCVNVLKLFRERPDYISIESSKTRFTNIKREIDALVELGYDSFQAVEQSSIPYSQSPPYPAKEGSYVDQAFEFGSSGLFGSEIGGRWKSKREILRQYRVIFLAYYLIGDDGIMNQWKFRGSSTIRALTNSFLKLLTKTTVPGWYDTHARHSSVDAGKV, from the coding sequence ATGAACAAACTTTACGATACGCCAAAGTGCAAAGACCTGATCTATGACATTGGGATGCACAAGGGAGAAGACAGCATATTTTACCTGCAAAAAGGATTCCGCGTGACAGCATTTGAGGCAGACCCTGACCTAGCAAGGCTTTGTCGAAACCGACTTAAGGAATATATCGATCGCGGAGAAGTAACGATCGTAGAAGGTGCTATAACGAACCTAGATTCGATAGAGACAGGGCAAAAAGTCCAATTCTATAAAAATCTCGATGACTCTGTTTGGGGAACTATTTGTGTTGATTGGGCTGAACGCAATACCCGACTTTGTACTTCAAGCAAGCTGCTCGAAGTCAACGTAATTGATTTTGTGAGCATACTGCAACAGCATGGCATCCCATACTATATGAAGATTGACATTGAAGGTGTTGATATGGTTTGTGTGAATGTGCTGAAGCTATTTCGAGAGAGGCCAGACTATATCTCTATCGAATCAAGTAAGACTCGCTTCACGAATATTAAGCGTGAAATCGATGCACTTGTTGAACTGGGCTACGACTCTTTTCAGGCTGTAGAACAGTCATCTATACCTTATTCTCAATCTCCGCCTTATCCAGCAAAAGAAGGCAGCTACGTAGATCAGGCTTTTGAGTTCGGATCGTCAGGATTATTTGGCTCAGAAATTGGCGGTAGATGGAAGTCGAAACGTGAAATTCTCCGCCAATACCGTGTTATTTTCCTCGCATACTATCTGATAGGTGATGACGGAATAATGAATCAATGGAAGTTTCGAGGATCTTCTACGATACGAGCGTTAACTAATAGTTTCTTGAAGCTGTTAACAAAGACGACCGTTCCCGGCTGGTATGACACTCACGCACGTCATTCAAGTGTCGATGCTGGAAAGGTCTAG
- a CDS encoding glycosyltransferase — MTHFGTICPTATGHLNTMTALGRELLNRGHRVTVLGMPDAESNAKAAGLEFRSISAFEYPTGSMAKLHERLGELNGLAALHYTINLSLKTTALFLQDAPLVIKEAGIEALIFDECIFGGSTLADFLHIPFVTVCSALVNGFEDSIPPFFTTWKYNPHSWAQLRNRAGYAVLMAFSKSIRDIISQYRRQWNLPPCSNINDYYSLSKLAIISQQPAEFEYPRRELSNLLHFTGPHSDSSGRKPVDFPFDKLNGQPLIYASLGTLQNRLRHIFYHIAEACVGLDAQLVISLGGGLEPDALPNLRGEPLVVKYAPQLELLQKASLTISHAGVNTVLESLSNGVPSVAIPIANDHPGVATRIAWTGVGEFIPLSRLSTTKLRKMIQKVLTEESYKQNALKLKTAIDQAGGVPRAVDIIEQAISTNKPVINQL, encoded by the coding sequence ATGACTCATTTCGGTACTATCTGCCCTACCGCAACTGGACACCTCAATACAATGACAGCTTTAGGGCGTGAACTATTGAACCGTGGTCATCGCGTCACAGTTTTGGGGATGCCTGATGCTGAATCTAATGCCAAGGCTGCTGGCTTAGAATTTCGCTCTATATCTGCTTTTGAATATCCTACAGGATCAATGGCAAAATTACATGAGCGCTTAGGAGAACTCAATGGGTTAGCAGCATTGCATTACACTATCAATTTATCTCTAAAAACAACAGCTTTATTTCTGCAAGATGCGCCACTAGTTATTAAAGAAGCTGGTATTGAAGCGCTAATATTCGATGAATGTATATTTGGAGGAAGCACTTTAGCAGACTTTCTTCACATTCCATTTGTTACAGTTTGCTCTGCATTAGTAAACGGTTTTGAAGATTCTATTCCTCCATTCTTTACAACCTGGAAATATAACCCACACTCTTGGGCGCAGCTACGTAACCGTGCTGGTTATGCTGTTCTAATGGCGTTCTCGAAATCCATCCGAGATATAATCTCGCAATATCGCCGTCAGTGGAATTTGCCTCCTTGCTCTAATATCAATGACTATTACTCTCTTTCCAAGTTAGCGATTATTAGTCAACAACCCGCAGAGTTTGAGTACCCAAGACGCGAATTGTCTAATTTACTTCACTTTACAGGCCCTCACTCAGACTCGTCAGGCAGGAAACCAGTGGATTTTCCTTTTGATAAGTTGAATGGTCAACCCCTAATTTATGCTTCATTGGGGACGTTACAAAATCGACTACGGCATATTTTCTATCACATTGCTGAGGCTTGTGTTGGTTTAGATGCCCAATTGGTTATTTCTCTTGGTGGTGGACTTGAACCCGATGCACTACCCAACTTGCGAGGAGAACCCTTGGTTGTCAAATATGCGCCACAACTAGAATTGCTGCAAAAAGCTAGCCTGACTATTAGCCATGCTGGAGTAAATACTGTGTTGGAATCACTATCTAATGGTGTACCTTCAGTTGCTATTCCCATAGCCAATGACCATCCCGGAGTAGCAACACGTATTGCTTGGACTGGTGTGGGTGAATTTATTCCATTATCACGTTTGAGTACTACTAAGTTACGTAAAATGATTCAAAAAGTACTGACGGAAGAATCTTACAAACAAAATGCCCTAAAGTTAAAAACTGCAATTGACCAAGCAGGAGGAGTTCCCCGTGCCGTTGATATTATTGAGCAGGCAATATCGACAAATAAGCCGGTGATTAATCAGCTTTAG
- a CDS encoding glycosyltransferase family 2 protein has protein sequence MFSVIFDLIPEISIVICTYNREKYLDNGINSVINQTFKDWELIIVDDGSQDDTFEVVNNYVKKFNNIRYLKHQNKKQCYAKNAGIQASFGKYITFLDSDDAYQPNHLESRIEYMKLHPEVDLIQGGFATEEEIWVADYYQPDKKINLRECVLGPTFLGKRHVFFELQGFNHMAYGEDTDLWERAEKIFNTQQITEPQTYLYTRAETSVSKAFSENVTSPS, from the coding sequence ATGTTTAGTGTAATTTTTGACTTAATTCCAGAAATATCAATTGTTATATGTACTTACAATAGAGAAAAATATTTAGATAATGGAATTAATAGTGTTATAAATCAAACTTTCAAAGATTGGGAACTCATCATTGTTGATGATGGTAGCCAAGACGATACTTTTGAAGTTGTCAATAATTATGTAAAAAAATTCAATAATATTAGGTACTTGAAACATCAAAATAAAAAACAATGTTACGCTAAAAATGCCGGAATTCAGGCATCATTTGGTAAATACATCACATTTCTCGACAGCGATGATGCTTACCAACCAAATCATCTGGAGTCACGCATTGAATATATGAAACTCCATCCAGAAGTTGATTTGATTCAAGGCGGGTTTGCCACTGAAGAAGAAATTTGGGTAGCTGATTATTATCAACCTGATAAAAAAATTAATCTTCGAGAATGCGTTTTAGGCCCAACTTTTTTGGGGAAGAGACACGTATTTTTTGAATTGCAGGGATTTAATCACATGGCTTATGGAGAGGATACAGACCTGTGGGAACGGGCAGAAAAAATCTTCAATACTCAACAAATAACAGAACCACAAACCTATCTTTATACCAGAGCCGAAACTAGTGTCAGTAAAGCTTTTTCAGAAAATGTTACTTCGCCTAGCTAA
- a CDS encoding ABC transporter substrate-binding protein, translating to MNINFRPSQIRNFFCYFLSSAWQFLLLRILLSACLIFLSSCQGQIQNNDKVIHLTLWQSINPPANRDVFQKLVDRFNHTHADIQVESIYAEGLPKVLTAVVGNAPPDILSFSPQSTGQFVELGAIRPLEDWLEKLPLKSEIIPNLLEESRLDGHIWSVPLYTSNIGIFYRPKLFQAAGITETPKTWEELRLVAKKLTIDRNGDHRPEQYGILLPLGKGEWTVFSWFPFLLSAGGEVVTNNRPNLTNQGAISALKFWQDLIKDGSATLSSPERGYEEDAFLSGRVAMQITGPWTYIMKSNVDYDVFPIPASVGRATVTGTGILYVMKTTPAREQAALKFLEYVLSEEFQKEWSIGTGFLPINIKAAQSKDFQQFISEKPVLKVFMEQVYLAHPRPIIAGYSHLSDSLGRAIEATLLGESAEKALKMAQEHLETIWDSN from the coding sequence ATGAACATTAATTTTCGCCCATCCCAAATCAGAAATTTCTTTTGCTATTTCCTCAGTTCTGCTTGGCAGTTTTTACTTCTGAGAATTCTGCTGAGTGCATGTCTCATATTTTTATCTAGTTGTCAGGGTCAAATACAAAATAACGATAAAGTCATTCATTTGACATTATGGCAATCAATTAATCCCCCTGCCAATCGAGATGTTTTTCAGAAACTGGTAGATAGATTTAATCACACTCATGCTGATATCCAAGTAGAATCTATTTACGCCGAAGGACTGCCGAAAGTGTTAACGGCAGTTGTGGGTAATGCGCCTCCAGATATCCTGTCATTCAGCCCGCAAAGTACAGGTCAGTTTGTAGAATTAGGGGCAATTCGACCTTTAGAAGATTGGTTAGAAAAATTGCCCTTGAAGTCAGAAATTATCCCCAATCTACTTGAAGAATCTAGATTAGATGGTCACATTTGGTCAGTTCCCCTGTACACCAGCAATATCGGCATTTTTTATCGGCCGAAGCTTTTCCAAGCTGCGGGAATCACAGAAACACCTAAGACTTGGGAAGAATTAAGGTTAGTTGCTAAAAAGTTGACAATTGACCGCAATGGCGACCACCGACCCGAACAGTATGGAATATTACTACCTTTAGGAAAGGGAGAATGGACTGTTTTTAGTTGGTTCCCCTTTTTATTAAGTGCTGGGGGTGAGGTAGTGACAAATAACCGTCCGAACTTGACGAATCAGGGAGCTATTAGTGCTTTAAAATTCTGGCAAGATTTAATAAAAGATGGTTCAGCAACCCTTTCATCTCCAGAACGTGGTTATGAAGAAGACGCTTTTCTTTCAGGCCGGGTTGCTATGCAAATTACAGGGCCTTGGACTTACATCATGAAGTCTAACGTTGATTATGACGTGTTTCCTATCCCTGCAAGTGTTGGGCGTGCTACGGTGACAGGTACGGGAATTTTGTATGTGATGAAAACAACGCCAGCAAGAGAGCAAGCAGCACTCAAGTTTTTGGAGTATGTTTTGAGTGAAGAATTCCAAAAAGAATGGAGTATCGGGACGGGTTTTTTGCCAATTAATATCAAAGCTGCTCAAAGTAAAGATTTTCAGCAATTCATCAGTGAAAAACCTGTATTAAAAGTATTCATGGAACAGGTTTATCTAGCACATCCTCGACCAATTATTGCTGGATATAGCCATCTTTCTGACAGTCTTGGTCGAGCTATTGAGGCGACATTGCTAGGAGAGTCTGCTGAAAAAGCGCTCAAGATGGCACAAGAGCATTTAGAAACTATTTGGGATAGCAATTAA